Proteins encoded together in one Catellatospora citrea window:
- a CDS encoding LVIVD repeat-containing protein, giving the protein MASTSRRTIRSALAATAAVVLLAGLTPGTASAADPDPRIGLGSGWLDAQTAISNLEHLAHVDKPPGFVNPANPGDFGFVASDLAFTGDYAIMGNFNGFNVFDVSDPSAPSVVTSVVCPGGQGDVSVHGDLLFMSVEESRARVDCGTNPTVGERFQGVRVFDISDITTPTQVAAVQLCRGSHTHSVVTDPDDPANVYVYVSGTAGVRPVATMAGCNNNPANGENPSRWRIDVIKVPVADPASAAVVNGPRLFADPATGAIDGLQNTPPAPTHPSGMNWGPTPITDACHDLTAYPALGLAAGACEGNGILIDISDPANPVRLDEVADPNFAYWHSATLTNDGKKVIFTDEWGGGTAARCRPTDQASWGANAVFDIVDGRMEFRSYYKLPAPQTLTENCVAHNGSLIPVPGRDIMAQAWYQGGISLVDYTDSAHPKEIAYFDRGPISATGLVLGGMWSAYWYNGEVYGSEIARGFDVFGLKPSTHLTAAEIAAARQVRLTEFNAQSQQKITWAPSFAVARARFDQLARTCTTTIDGSHRGPLTVSGVTCLDGATVSGPVSVRRGATLLAIDSTISGPLSASSAAAVHVYHSTVRGPLAVSGATGSVAVVDSTVHGPVSLSGNTTPGVEAIIADSTINGPLACSGNSPAPINLGAANTVRGPAAGQCATLD; this is encoded by the coding sequence ATGGCATCCACCTCGAGACGCACCATCCGCAGTGCACTGGCCGCCACCGCGGCAGTCGTGCTCCTGGCCGGGCTGACACCGGGCACGGCCTCCGCCGCCGATCCGGACCCCCGCATCGGCCTCGGGTCAGGCTGGCTCGACGCGCAGACCGCGATCAGCAACCTCGAACACCTCGCCCATGTCGACAAGCCGCCGGGTTTCGTCAACCCCGCCAACCCCGGTGACTTCGGGTTCGTCGCGTCGGACCTCGCGTTCACCGGCGACTACGCGATCATGGGCAACTTCAACGGGTTCAACGTCTTCGACGTCTCCGACCCCTCCGCGCCGTCGGTCGTGACCAGCGTCGTCTGCCCCGGCGGGCAGGGCGACGTGTCCGTCCACGGCGACCTGCTGTTCATGTCGGTCGAGGAGAGCCGCGCGCGCGTCGACTGCGGCACCAACCCCACCGTCGGCGAGCGCTTCCAGGGCGTGCGCGTGTTCGACATCAGCGACATCACCACGCCGACGCAGGTCGCGGCCGTCCAGCTGTGCCGCGGTTCGCACACGCACTCCGTGGTGACCGATCCGGACGACCCGGCCAACGTATACGTGTACGTGTCGGGCACCGCCGGCGTCCGACCGGTGGCCACGATGGCGGGCTGCAACAACAACCCGGCGAACGGCGAGAACCCGTCCCGGTGGCGCATCGACGTCATCAAGGTCCCGGTCGCCGATCCCGCCTCGGCGGCCGTCGTCAACGGTCCGCGCCTGTTCGCCGACCCGGCGACCGGCGCGATCGACGGGCTGCAGAACACGCCACCGGCCCCGACCCACCCGTCCGGTATGAACTGGGGTCCCACGCCCATCACCGACGCCTGCCACGACCTCACCGCCTATCCGGCACTCGGCCTGGCGGCGGGCGCCTGCGAGGGCAACGGCATCCTGATCGACATCTCCGACCCGGCCAACCCCGTCCGCCTGGACGAGGTCGCGGACCCCAACTTCGCCTACTGGCACTCGGCGACGCTGACCAACGACGGCAAGAAGGTCATCTTCACCGACGAGTGGGGCGGCGGCACGGCGGCCCGGTGCCGCCCGACCGACCAGGCCAGCTGGGGCGCGAACGCGGTCTTCGACATCGTCGACGGCAGGATGGAGTTCCGCAGCTACTACAAGCTGCCGGCGCCCCAGACGCTGACCGAGAACTGCGTCGCGCACAACGGTTCGCTCATCCCGGTGCCCGGCCGCGACATCATGGCTCAGGCCTGGTACCAGGGCGGCATCTCGCTGGTCGACTACACCGACTCGGCGCACCCGAAGGAGATCGCGTACTTCGACCGCGGCCCGATCTCGGCCACCGGGCTCGTCCTGGGCGGCATGTGGTCCGCGTACTGGTACAACGGCGAGGTCTACGGCAGTGAGATCGCGCGCGGGTTCGACGTCTTCGGCCTCAAGCCGAGCACACACCTGACCGCGGCGGAGATAGCCGCGGCCCGGCAGGTCCGGCTGACCGAGTTCAACGCCCAGAGCCAGCAGAAGATCACGTGGGCGCCGAGCTTCGCGGTCGCGCGGGCACGCTTCGACCAGCTGGCCCGCACCTGCACCACGACCATCGACGGCAGCCACCGCGGCCCGCTCACGGTATCGGGCGTGACCTGCCTCGACGGCGCGACCGTCAGCGGCCCGGTCTCGGTCCGCAGGGGTGCGACGCTGCTCGCGATCGACTCGACGATCTCCGGCCCGCTGTCGGCGTCGTCGGCGGCCGCGGTGCACGTCTACCACAGCACGGTGCGCGGTCCGCTGGCCGTATCGGGCGCCACGGGCAGCGTGGCGGTGGTCGACTCCACGGTGCACGGTCCGGTCTCGCTGTCGGGCAACACGACGCCCGGCGTGGAGGCGATCATCGCGGACAGCACGATCAACGGTCCGCTCGCGTGTTCCGGCAACTCCCCTGCGCCGATCAACCTCGGTGCGGCCAACACGGTCCGGGGCCCGGCCGCCGGCCAGTGCGCCACGCTCGACTGA
- a CDS encoding M23 family metallopeptidase codes for MTYRPELLKESERYRGRRRAPVPSRRRYAAVLATAAVGAGAVALSTGAAIDDAKPDVAAGEVAAYAQSRELSARAEAAERANRADERASTLAASTADGWVLPLHEYELRTGHGDSRPGIDLTGLPEGTPFAAVHAGTVAQAGWNGAFGYSVIVDHGDGVQTVYAHASKVLVKVGQQVEAGTEIGLLGNSGLSRSPHLHLEVHVDGAVQNPLTWFQKRGLDFDLEIESPYGA; via the coding sequence GTGACCTACCGGCCAGAGCTGCTGAAGGAAAGCGAGCGCTACCGAGGTCGTCGTCGCGCTCCGGTGCCCTCCCGCCGCAGGTACGCCGCGGTGCTCGCGACCGCCGCGGTCGGCGCGGGGGCCGTTGCGCTCAGCACCGGCGCGGCCATCGACGACGCGAAGCCCGACGTCGCCGCGGGTGAGGTCGCCGCGTACGCCCAGTCCCGGGAGCTGAGCGCCCGTGCCGAGGCGGCCGAGCGTGCCAACCGTGCCGATGAGCGCGCCTCGACCCTGGCGGCGAGCACCGCCGACGGCTGGGTGCTGCCGCTGCACGAGTACGAACTGCGCACCGGCCACGGTGATTCGCGCCCGGGGATCGACCTGACCGGCCTGCCCGAGGGCACGCCGTTCGCGGCGGTGCACGCCGGCACGGTGGCGCAGGCCGGCTGGAACGGCGCGTTCGGCTATTCCGTCATCGTCGACCACGGCGACGGCGTGCAGACCGTGTACGCCCACGCCAGCAAGGTCCTGGTCAAGGTCGGCCAGCAGGTGGAGGCCGGCACCGAGATCGGGCTGCTGGGCAACAGCGGCCTGTCCCGTAGCCCGCACCTGCACCTGGAGGTGCACGTCGACGGCGCGGTGCAGAACCCGCTGACCTGGTTCCAGAAACGCGGCCTCGACTTCGACCTGGAGATCGAGTCGCCCTACGGGGCGTGA
- a CDS encoding putative bifunctional diguanylate cyclase/phosphodiesterase — MRDMDSPLPERAEVDRTLRDAAAEIAVAAGAEDVVAALDRAVSRLTAPGSAHELRIRLLEDTAGGQGEDEPGALLPIEVIAPGVGNVGILLVDRDTAAIPHLRPVLEVMSAQAALAMERIRLAVEVSRYRNFREIEALMEQTHDVVLIVDGDDCIRYASPSARNVFGTSALRQVKLLDFIEPAQRAAAEFLLRHVRAGAAGSAESRADWTIRALDGRAPVVEVSCRELRPGDAARDVTLTMHDVTAQRRLEHDLTERMFHDSLTGLPNRVLFAERTEHAVAPNAGLAAVLLIDLDDFGSVNDSFGHAVGDEVLHEVSRRLRDVVGDREVAARYGGDEFAALIQDAATTADVERTVVRLCGALAVPVHTSGGTVVVCGASIGVATTAHAGSAHELLRNANLALRAAKSAGAGQWRRYEPSMTDQARHSELRADLGRAAEEGALFLEYQPIVALGTGRTVGFEALLRWQHPTYGRLPPGEFIELAEESGLIVPIGEWVLATAMRAACRWPAAAQVRAPYVSVNVSAQQLRSDDFAETVTRLLAETGLPAHRIVLEITESMLLRDDDKVWHALELLRGRGARVAIDDFGTGYSALGYLRQIPLDIVKLDRLFVRGLTTSRRQRDLVEGIVTLTRALSLDIVAEGIETEHQRQASAATGCTYGQGYLFARPMPEAETSTWLAAGHLP; from the coding sequence ATGCGTGACATGGACTCACCGCTGCCCGAACGGGCTGAGGTCGACCGCACGCTGCGCGATGCCGCCGCCGAAATCGCCGTGGCCGCGGGTGCCGAGGACGTCGTCGCGGCCCTGGATCGCGCCGTCAGCCGGCTCACCGCACCCGGCTCGGCGCACGAACTGCGCATCCGGCTGCTGGAGGACACCGCCGGCGGGCAGGGCGAGGACGAACCCGGCGCGCTCCTGCCGATCGAGGTGATTGCGCCCGGTGTGGGGAACGTGGGCATCCTGCTGGTGGACCGGGACACCGCCGCCATACCGCACCTGCGCCCGGTCCTCGAGGTCATGTCGGCACAGGCCGCACTCGCGATGGAGCGGATCCGGCTGGCCGTCGAGGTGAGCCGCTATCGCAACTTCCGCGAGATCGAAGCGCTGATGGAGCAGACCCACGACGTGGTGCTGATCGTCGACGGGGATGACTGCATCCGGTACGCGAGCCCGTCGGCCCGCAACGTCTTCGGCACGTCGGCGCTCCGTCAGGTGAAGCTGCTGGACTTCATCGAACCCGCGCAACGAGCGGCGGCCGAGTTCCTCCTGCGGCACGTGCGCGCCGGCGCCGCCGGTTCGGCGGAGAGCCGTGCGGACTGGACCATCCGGGCGCTGGACGGACGGGCGCCCGTGGTCGAGGTCTCCTGCCGGGAGCTGCGGCCGGGGGACGCGGCCCGCGACGTCACGCTCACCATGCACGACGTGACCGCCCAGCGGCGGCTCGAACACGACCTGACCGAGCGCATGTTCCACGACTCCCTGACCGGCCTGCCCAACCGGGTGCTGTTCGCCGAGCGCACCGAACACGCCGTCGCCCCGAACGCCGGGCTCGCCGCCGTCCTGCTCATCGATCTCGACGACTTCGGGTCCGTCAACGACAGTTTCGGCCACGCCGTCGGCGACGAGGTCCTCCACGAGGTGAGCCGGCGGCTGCGCGACGTCGTCGGTGACCGCGAGGTGGCCGCCCGGTACGGCGGCGACGAGTTCGCCGCGCTCATCCAGGACGCCGCCACCACCGCAGACGTCGAGCGCACCGTGGTCCGGCTGTGCGGCGCGCTCGCCGTACCCGTCCACACCAGTGGTGGCACGGTGGTCGTCTGCGGCGCGAGCATCGGGGTCGCCACCACCGCGCACGCCGGCAGCGCGCACGAACTGCTCCGCAACGCCAACCTGGCCCTGCGGGCGGCGAAGTCCGCCGGCGCGGGGCAGTGGCGCCGGTACGAGCCGTCGATGACCGACCAGGCTCGGCACTCGGAGCTGCGCGCGGACCTGGGCCGGGCGGCCGAGGAGGGCGCCCTGTTCCTGGAGTACCAGCCGATCGTGGCTCTCGGCACCGGCCGCACCGTCGGGTTCGAGGCCCTGCTGCGCTGGCAGCATCCGACCTACGGCCGGCTCCCACCGGGCGAGTTCATCGAGCTCGCCGAGGAGTCGGGCCTGATCGTGCCGATCGGCGAATGGGTGCTCGCGACGGCGATGCGGGCGGCCTGCCGGTGGCCCGCGGCGGCGCAGGTCCGTGCCCCGTACGTGAGCGTCAACGTGTCGGCGCAGCAGTTGCGATCGGACGACTTCGCCGAGACCGTGACGCGCCTGCTCGCCGAGACCGGCCTGCCGGCGCATCGGATCGTTCTGGAGATCACCGAGAGCATGCTCCTGCGCGACGACGACAAGGTGTGGCACGCGCTCGAACTGCTGCGGGGCAGGGGCGCCAGGGTCGCCATCGACGACTTCGGTACCGGTTACTCCGCCTTGGGCTACCTGCGGCAGATCCCGCTCGACATCGTCAAGCTGGACCGCCTGTTCGTCCGGGGACTGACCACGTCCCGAAGGCAGCGTGATCTGGTGGAGGGGATCGTCACGCTGACCCGCGCGTTGAGCCTCGACATCGTGGCGGAGGGCATCGAGACCGAGCACCAGCGGCAGGCGTCCGCGGCCACGGGCTGCACCTATGGCCAGGGCTACCTGTTCGCCAGGCCCATGCCCGAAGCGGAGACAAGCACGTGGCTCGCCGCCGGGCACTTGCCTTAA
- a CDS encoding GAF domain-containing protein — protein MQINSVSPIDWAIDMLDEAKTAEDVQTVLRCSARAAVQAQGVTVVQLDHGECHYLDEDAMSPLWKGQRFPAESCISGWAMLHDQTVAIRDIRTDSRIPQAAYRPTFVRSLLMVPIRVAGAPVGAIGAYWADLHQASSEEVAVLERLAAAAGRALGKVPARSAVDRSPADGALAV, from the coding sequence ATGCAGATTAATTCGGTCAGTCCCATCGATTGGGCGATCGACATGCTGGACGAGGCGAAAACCGCCGAGGACGTCCAGACCGTGCTGCGCTGCAGCGCTCGTGCCGCAGTGCAGGCCCAAGGGGTGACGGTGGTGCAGCTCGACCACGGCGAGTGCCACTACCTGGACGAGGATGCGATGAGCCCGCTGTGGAAGGGCCAGCGGTTCCCGGCCGAGTCGTGCATCAGCGGGTGGGCGATGCTCCACGACCAGACCGTGGCGATCCGGGACATCCGCACCGACAGCCGGATCCCGCAGGCCGCCTATCGCCCGACGTTCGTGCGGAGCCTGCTCATGGTGCCGATCCGGGTGGCCGGAGCGCCGGTCGGCGCGATCGGCGCGTACTGGGCAGACCTGCACCAGGCCAGCAGTGAGGAGGTGGCCGTCCTCGAACGGCTCGCCGCAGCGGCGGGACGTGCCCTGGGCAAGGTCCCGGCTCGGTCAGCCGTCGACCGCAGCCCGGCCGACGGCGCTCTGGCCGTCTGA
- a CDS encoding DUF305 domain-containing protein, giving the protein MLGSRRLVIAAVAAVVAAGLAAFAVVTLSGGDTGAVEAGPTLRVVQPGAPGQSARTLSPEDVARLSAPPHNAADTEFMRRMIPHHGQALEMTALVAGRSQSPEISQLAARIKISQQDEIALMEQWLTSRREALPAPHANHVGHGELMPGMLDQTDLTRLAQAKGPAFDRLFLDYMIRHHQGAVTMVEQLYQAGGGIEPSSDRLAREVSADQQIEIRRMKETLAKLAA; this is encoded by the coding sequence ATGCTCGGATCCCGCCGCCTCGTCATCGCCGCCGTGGCCGCCGTAGTCGCGGCCGGTCTCGCGGCGTTCGCGGTCGTCACGCTGTCGGGCGGCGACACCGGCGCGGTCGAGGCCGGACCCACGCTCCGCGTCGTCCAGCCCGGCGCACCCGGCCAGTCCGCGCGCACCCTCTCCCCCGAGGACGTCGCCCGGCTGTCCGCACCGCCGCACAACGCGGCCGACACCGAGTTCATGCGCCGGATGATCCCGCACCACGGGCAGGCGCTGGAGATGACCGCGCTGGTCGCCGGCCGGAGCCAGAGCCCCGAGATCTCGCAGCTGGCAGCACGTATCAAGATCTCGCAGCAAGACGAGATCGCGCTGATGGAACAGTGGCTGACCAGCCGGCGGGAGGCGCTGCCGGCGCCGCACGCGAACCACGTCGGCCACGGCGAGCTGATGCCCGGCATGCTCGACCAGACCGACCTGACACGCCTGGCGCAGGCGAAGGGCCCGGCGTTCGACAGGCTGTTCCTCGATTACATGATCCGGCACCACCAGGGCGCGGTGACGATGGTCGAACAGCTCTACCAGGCCGGCGGCGGCATCGAGCCGTCCAGCGACCGGTTGGCCCGCGAGGTCAGCGCCGACCAGCAGATCGAGATCCGGCGCATGAAGGAGACTCTCGCCAAGCTCGCGGCGTGA
- a CDS encoding VOC family protein, producing MPVQLNHTIVMATDRDRTADFLVDLLGLAPAATYGPFRVVGLANGVSLDVVKADAPIRTQHYAFLVSEDEFDQIWARIRDRRLPFWADPFHSRPGEINHNDGGRGLYWEDLDGHNLEIITRPYGG from the coding sequence ATGCCCGTACAGCTCAATCACACGATCGTCATGGCCACCGACCGCGACCGGACCGCGGACTTCCTGGTCGATCTGCTCGGCCTCGCACCGGCCGCGACCTACGGCCCGTTCCGGGTGGTCGGGCTGGCCAACGGTGTCTCGCTCGACGTCGTCAAGGCCGACGCTCCGATCCGCACCCAGCACTACGCGTTCCTGGTGTCCGAGGACGAGTTCGACCAGATCTGGGCGCGGATCCGCGACCGCCGGCTGCCGTTCTGGGCCGACCCGTTCCACAGCCGACCGGGCGAGATCAACCACAACGACGGCGGCCGGGGTCTCTACTGGGAGGACCTCGACGGGCACAATCTCGAAATCATCACGCGGCCCTACGGCGGCTGA
- a CDS encoding FAD-dependent oxidoreductase, with product MEILIAGGGIGGLALARGLLGAGHRVRVLEAAPALRTGGAAVTIFSNGAAALAGLGAPLDGFGGRLDVLRFDTADGATMVTADLAAVARRTGFPVVSTPRARLVEHLAQGVDVEFSRELVDVEVRPDGVTVTDATGDRHEADVVVGADGHRSAVRRAVLDPAPAAENEWTTWQGLTRVLPELAASTTGVCVVGPAGLVGMLPSGDGLLQWWFDVPSPLTGSPAAALAERFTGYGALVSALLAQVRDADLESFRHVTHRIPDQWGRGGATLLGDAAHAFPPTQAQGANQALEDAWVLSRMLRETPASVPDALRRYERLRAPRVRKVSRRAVSERTNKPVPAPVRVLTGLIPSGVIASAYAAQLRGVSSVLNDEA from the coding sequence GTGGAGATCTTGATCGCGGGTGGCGGCATCGGCGGCCTGGCCCTGGCTCGCGGCCTGCTCGGCGCGGGCCATCGGGTACGGGTGCTGGAGGCCGCGCCCGCGCTGCGGACCGGCGGCGCCGCCGTCACGATCTTCAGCAACGGCGCCGCCGCGCTCGCCGGACTCGGCGCGCCCCTCGACGGCTTCGGCGGCCGGCTCGACGTGCTGCGGTTCGACACCGCCGACGGGGCGACCATGGTCACCGCCGACCTCGCGGCCGTCGCCCGCCGCACCGGCTTCCCGGTCGTGAGCACGCCCCGCGCCCGACTCGTCGAACACCTCGCGCAGGGCGTGGACGTCGAGTTCTCCCGCGAGCTCGTCGACGTCGAGGTCCGCCCCGATGGGGTGACCGTCACCGACGCCACCGGCGACCGCCACGAGGCCGACGTGGTGGTCGGCGCGGACGGCCACCGATCCGCCGTACGCCGCGCGGTCCTCGACCCCGCGCCCGCCGCCGAGAACGAGTGGACCACCTGGCAGGGCCTGACCCGGGTGCTGCCGGAGCTGGCCGCGAGCACGACCGGGGTCTGCGTGGTGGGGCCCGCCGGGCTGGTCGGCATGCTGCCGTCCGGCGACGGGCTCCTGCAGTGGTGGTTCGACGTGCCGAGCCCGCTCACGGGCTCACCCGCCGCCGCGCTCGCCGAGCGGTTCACCGGCTACGGCGCGCTCGTCTCCGCGCTGCTGGCGCAGGTCCGCGACGCCGACCTGGAATCGTTCCGGCACGTGACGCACCGCATTCCGGATCAGTGGGGACGCGGCGGCGCGACGCTGCTCGGCGACGCCGCGCACGCCTTCCCGCCCACCCAGGCGCAGGGCGCCAACCAGGCACTGGAAGACGCGTGGGTGCTCAGCCGGATGCTGCGCGAGACTCCGGCGTCGGTTCCGGACGCGCTGCGGCGCTACGAGCGGCTGCGGGCGCCGCGGGTGCGCAAGGTCTCGCGCCGGGCGGTGAGCGAGCGGACCAACAAGCCCGTCCCCGCGCCGGTGCGCGTGCTCACCGGTCTCATCCCGTCCGGCGTCATCGCCTCGGCGTACGCGGCGCAGCTACGCGGGGTCAGCAGCGTGCTCAACGACGAGGCCTGA
- a CDS encoding sensor domain-containing diguanylate cyclase, translating to MSTDASSGTAAGGNAVPHQPAHTRMWLGYAALSLAFIAAYAGVSGNGLAQAIVFSTANLAAVAAILIGIRMNRPTCPSAWYLLAAGQAAYLVGNVCWYVIAAAEGRATAFPSPATEIFLASYVLNALALLRLIRARRAGRDWSALLDALIVTVAFTSGYFVLVVAPLLATTQLAPYAQLLAGVYPFLDMLFFLLATRLFFGAGNSWRALAPLAAWAAALFLADVVYGIHQVKGVGRDGDLPFFGYLVSFLFVGVAALHPAMRDVAAQREQADVAGRVRLIALGLCGLVVPALVVDSVRDGQRIEPIVLSCASAVMFILFMLRVGDLLTKILAAGRREHERLQQFLEAIPIGVDVRDAGTGRPVYVNQVAGRILGYDPGRVDVPGELPHLYRGGTGEPFPAERLPATLARQGHVVTADDIEVERDAQRRQLQVVATPIRDGAQIRYVLTAFADITAERQMAEELRQLSVIDELTGVNNRRGFLLAARHELALAERASRPGVLLFIDLDGLKRINDTYGHSAGDHALESASRLLRANIRRRDVLGRIGGDEFCVLLTEASRLADVDLWASRLREHVARHNDTSRQPYRLALTVGATIFEHDTPHTIEDLIARADAAMYQAREQDDGQDREGAVRILGPTPGTRSPGAR from the coding sequence ATGTCCACAGACGCAAGCTCCGGCACTGCCGCCGGCGGGAACGCAGTCCCGCACCAGCCCGCCCACACCCGGATGTGGCTGGGCTACGCAGCCCTGTCACTGGCGTTCATCGCGGCCTACGCCGGGGTGTCCGGCAACGGCCTGGCGCAGGCGATCGTGTTCTCCACCGCGAACCTGGCCGCTGTCGCGGCGATCCTGATCGGGATCCGGATGAACCGGCCCACCTGCCCGAGCGCCTGGTATCTGCTCGCCGCCGGACAGGCGGCGTACCTGGTCGGCAACGTCTGCTGGTACGTGATAGCGGCCGCGGAAGGCAGAGCGACCGCCTTCCCGTCGCCGGCGACGGAGATCTTCCTGGCTTCCTATGTGCTCAACGCGCTGGCGCTGCTGCGGCTCATCCGGGCCAGGCGTGCCGGCCGGGACTGGTCGGCGCTGCTCGACGCCCTGATCGTCACCGTCGCGTTCACCAGCGGCTATTTCGTACTCGTCGTCGCACCCCTGCTCGCCACGACGCAACTGGCCCCGTACGCCCAGTTGCTCGCGGGGGTCTATCCCTTCCTGGACATGCTCTTCTTCCTCCTGGCGACCAGGTTGTTCTTCGGTGCCGGGAACTCATGGCGTGCACTGGCGCCGCTCGCCGCCTGGGCCGCCGCGCTGTTCCTCGCGGACGTCGTCTACGGGATCCATCAGGTCAAGGGTGTCGGACGGGACGGCGACCTGCCGTTCTTCGGCTACCTGGTGTCGTTCCTCTTCGTGGGCGTGGCCGCGCTCCATCCGGCGATGCGGGACGTCGCCGCGCAGCGCGAGCAGGCCGATGTCGCCGGCCGCGTGCGGCTGATCGCGCTCGGACTCTGCGGCCTGGTGGTGCCCGCACTGGTGGTGGACTCGGTGCGCGACGGGCAGCGCATCGAGCCGATCGTGCTCTCGTGCGCCTCGGCGGTCATGTTCATCCTCTTCATGCTGCGGGTGGGCGACCTGCTGACGAAGATCCTCGCCGCGGGCCGCCGCGAGCACGAGCGGCTACAGCAGTTCCTGGAGGCGATACCGATCGGGGTCGACGTCCGCGACGCGGGCACCGGCCGTCCCGTGTACGTCAACCAGGTGGCCGGCCGCATCCTCGGCTACGACCCGGGGCGGGTCGACGTGCCGGGGGAGCTGCCCCACCTCTACCGCGGCGGTACCGGCGAGCCGTTCCCGGCCGAGCGGCTGCCGGCGACGCTGGCGCGGCAGGGCCACGTCGTGACCGCGGACGACATCGAGGTCGAGCGGGATGCGCAGCGTCGGCAGCTGCAGGTGGTGGCGACGCCGATCCGCGACGGCGCGCAGATCCGCTACGTGCTGACCGCCTTCGCCGACATCACCGCGGAGCGCCAGATGGCCGAGGAACTCCGCCAGCTCTCGGTGATCGACGAGCTGACCGGAGTCAACAACCGCCGGGGATTCCTGCTTGCCGCTCGCCACGAGCTGGCCCTCGCCGAGCGGGCGAGCCGCCCCGGGGTGCTGCTCTTCATCGATCTCGACGGGCTCAAGAGGATCAACGACACCTACGGCCACAGTGCCGGCGACCACGCTCTGGAGAGCGCCTCCCGGCTGCTGCGGGCCAACATCCGCCGCCGCGACGTGCTGGGCCGCATCGGCGGTGACGAGTTCTGCGTGCTGCTGACCGAGGCGAGCCGGCTCGCCGACGTCGACCTGTGGGCGAGCCGGCTGCGCGAACACGTCGCCCGGCACAACGACACGAGCCGCCAGCCGTACCGGCTCGCGCTCACGGTGGGCGCGACGATCTTCGAGCACGACACCCCGCACACGATCGAGGACCTGATCGCTCGCGCCGACGCGGCCATGTACCAGGCCCGGGAGCAGGACGACGGCCAGGACCGCGAGGGGGCCGTCCGGATCCTGGGGCCGACCCCCGGCACGAGATCTCCCGGAGCGCGGTGA
- a CDS encoding alginate lyase family protein has translation MLHTRRRMPLALATALIALLGTTLAVIPAGSARRAEAAPATFAHPGVLVSRAQLDFVRGKVNSNAQPWRQAYDQMMGSRYASLTRAPKPRAVVECGSYSNPNLGCTDEREDAIAAYTMALAWYITRDNRYADKAIQLMDAWSAVIVDHTNSNAPLQTAWAGSTWPRAAEIIRYTYTGWPNANRFATMLRNVYLPEVINGNTTSNGNWDMSMMEAVIGIAVFLEDRTAYDRAVTRFRNRMRAYFYLATDGAVPYGPGGGIDTPSEIINYWQGQSTFVDGLSQETCRDFTHTGYGISSATHIAETSRIQGQDLYPEFTDRLRHALGFHAKYQLGTAAPSWLCGGSLHLGLGPITEVGFNALNFRLGIGMTNTQTLTLNQRPAGTNNLFVAWETLTHAANPN, from the coding sequence ATGCTCCACACCCGACGGCGGATGCCGCTCGCCCTCGCCACGGCCCTGATCGCGCTGCTGGGCACCACGCTCGCCGTGATACCCGCCGGGTCGGCCCGGCGCGCCGAGGCCGCCCCCGCCACCTTCGCCCACCCCGGCGTGCTGGTCAGCCGCGCCCAGCTCGACTTCGTCCGCGGCAAGGTCAACAGCAACGCCCAGCCCTGGCGACAGGCCTACGACCAGATGATGGGCAGCCGCTACGCCTCGCTGACCCGCGCCCCGAAACCGCGCGCCGTGGTCGAGTGCGGCTCCTACTCCAATCCGAACCTCGGCTGTACCGACGAGCGCGAGGACGCGATCGCGGCGTACACCATGGCGCTGGCCTGGTACATCACCCGTGACAACCGGTACGCCGACAAGGCCATCCAGCTCATGGACGCCTGGTCGGCCGTGATCGTCGACCACACCAACAGCAACGCCCCGCTGCAGACCGCCTGGGCCGGGTCCACCTGGCCGCGCGCCGCCGAGATCATCCGGTACACGTACACCGGCTGGCCCAACGCGAACCGGTTCGCCACGATGCTGCGCAACGTGTACCTGCCCGAGGTGATCAACGGCAACACCACCAGCAACGGCAACTGGGACATGTCCATGATGGAGGCCGTCATCGGCATCGCGGTCTTCCTGGAGGACCGCACCGCCTACGACCGGGCCGTCACCAGGTTCCGCAACCGCATGCGCGCCTACTTCTACCTGGCCACCGACGGCGCCGTGCCGTACGGACCCGGCGGCGGCATCGACACCCCCAGCGAGATCATCAACTACTGGCAGGGCCAGAGCACCTTCGTCGACGGGCTGTCGCAGGAGACCTGCCGCGACTTCACGCACACCGGATACGGCATCTCCTCGGCCACCCACATCGCCGAGACCAGCCGCATCCAGGGCCAGGACCTCTACCCGGAGTTCACCGACCGGCTGCGCCACGCACTGGGCTTCCACGCCAAGTACCAGCTCGGCACCGCCGCGCCGTCGTGGCTGTGCGGCGGCAGCCTGCACCTGGGCCTGGGCCCGATCACCGAGGTCGGCTTCAACGCGCTGAACTTCCGGCTCGGCATCGGCATGACCAACACCCAGACGCTCACCCTCAACCAGCGCCCCGCCGGCACCAACAACCTGTTCGTGGCCTGGGAGACGCTCACCCACGCCGCCAACCCGAACTGA